DNA sequence from the Lysinibacillus sp. OF-1 genome:
CTCTTTTTGCAAGTTGTTCTGATAATGCTTGGACAACAATCCTTGGGTTATGCACAATTTTCTCATAAGTAAATACACCATTTTCTACACTGACAAACCCATGCGCTTGCATGGATAATTGCTGCACCTCAATTTCTGATCTTTCAAGGAGGGCTGCTAATGTAATTAAATAACACGTTGCCGCTGCCCCTAACAGCATTTCATCAGGATTTGTCCCAATGCCAGGTCCATTCATTTCCTGAGGAATAGAAATTTCTGTTTGCAAATTGCTTGCTTTGATGTTCCCTGTACCATCTCTTCCCTCTGCCCATGTTAAATCCATTGTAAATTGATGCTGAACCATTCTATATCCTCCTTCTGGAGATGAGTATTCCTTTTATTCAACTATTGCTGTGTTTTTTTCTGCCTCAACATGACGACCTTTTTTAGTTACGGTTTGATACTCAGCAAGGCGAGCCGTTGTACGCCAATAGTGATAAATAAGGCGATCAAGCCACAGTAAAGCCTCCACTTTCGATACGGCTGTCTCTAACTCTACCACATTTTCAACAGTATGCTCGAAGTACGCATTTCGTTTGTCACGTCGAACTGCCGCCATTTCGGAGGATGTAACCTCAAGCAGAGTTGCAATCTCAGGTAAACGCTCATCCTCATCGATAATCAATAGAACTTTTTCCAATACCTCTAACCATTTTTGAGTTAACGTCACCTGTAATTGGAAGGCATTAGGGTTCTGCTCACGTAATGCCTTAGATAGACGGTACAAATGATCTAAAGCATGTAAAAGTGCTATATGCTTAGAACGTTCCTTTTGCGAAGAAGATTGTATAGCATCCATAAATAAACGTGTTTTTTCAATCGCCTCATCAATTTGAGCTAATTGACTGTCTATTTCGGCTGTTCGTTTTTTCCCTTGTATAAGGATAACAATGACAGTCGTCAATTCCTTGGTAATGTCCTGTAACGTATTGAAGGATACTTCTACAGCTACCCCTGGTAATTTAGCTACACTATCATCTAAATTCCGTGTTAAATGATTTCCTTTTTCAGGAATCATTTTTTCAATAGCCTTTGCGAAAGGGCGTACAAAAGGCACAAAAAGAATGGCTCCGATGACACTAAATAATGTATGGAAAACAGCAATGCCTAATGTTTCATCGAAGCTACCATTGATGGATTTCGTGACAAATTCGGTTAGAGTGAACATAAACGTTGCACCAAATGTTACTAGAATAGCCGTTACTACGTTGAACAATACATGTGTCACGGCTGTTCGTTTAGCAGCTGTTGATGCACCAATTGCAGCAAATAATGCTGTAGCAGTCGTACCAATATTTTGGCCAATAACTAAATAAGCTGCCTGTTCAAAATCAATAGCGCCTGCATATAAAGCTGTTAAAGTGGCGGCGATTGCGGCACTAGAAGCCTGCATAATAACTGTCATAATAAGACCTAAAACAATTAAAATTAGTATTCCACTAATAGAATTTGCACTAAATGCATCGAATGGAATTTTATCCTGTACAGCTGCCATTCCTCCCTGCAGGACATCAATACCTAAGAATAATAATCCAAAGCCAGTAACTAGCCCACCAACTGCTTTGTAATCACGAGGAGCAAGCAATTGCACAAACACACCAAGGGCAATGAAAGGCAGTGACATTGTCTGCATATTAATTTTGAAGCCGATTAGTGAAATAATCCAACCAGTACTTGTACTCCCAATATTGGCGCCAACAATGACACCAATTGATTGGACAAACGTGAGGAGACCCGCACTGACAAAACCAATGGTAATCAAGGTAGTGGCAGTGGAGGATTGCACTAGCATCGTCATCAATGTTCCTGATAATACCGAGCTAATGGTCCCACCTGTAAAACGATTTAGCCATTTTTTCAAGGCATCTCCTGCCAATTCCTTCAAACCGTTAGTTAACATCGTCATCCCAAGTAAAAATAAACCGATGCCCCCTAGCACATTGATCAACCTATCAACACTCCCTACTAAATAATCTCTATTGATGCTCGACTCCTCTTTGGAGACGTTTTATTTCTTCATCGTACCATTATTGAATTTGAGAAAATAGGGATGTTTTCCTTTAACGAACAAAATAATCCATAATTTTACGAAAAACAAGATGATAATTTTTATGGTAGAATAGAATAAATAATTATTTAGGAGATTTTCAAATGATTTTAACAAAGCAAGAAGCAATACAAGCACTAAAAAAGAATAAGTTTATCGGTTTTACAATTACAACAGGCAATATTATTATGAAAAAGATCAATAAAACCGAATATAATATTTTTGTCTTTGAAGAAGGTCGAGATAAACCTTTACGTTATGTTGGTTCTATTATGAACGTTATGGCGACAATGAGCGATAAAGCTTCTAATAAAGATTTTGTCATTGTTGAACAACTTCCAGCAGCAAGCGGTAATGAGGAAACGCAAACTTCTAATCAACAGGCAGCAACAGAAGAAAAAGGAGCACCAGCGATAGAAAAGGAAGAAACTGTAGCTGAAGGAACAGAAGAAAGCCGTGCTATTGCTGGCTATGAAGGGCTATATGAAATGACTGTGAGTGGTCGCATTTTAACGGTCCGTGAAAATCGTCCTTTAGCTCGTTGTAATGACGAATACGGCTTCCATATTGCACGACTAACGAAGGATGGCAAAGCATCCAGTCATAATGTCTTTGAGCTTTGGAAGCAAACATTCCCTGAACTTGAGCACACTCATTTCAAAGGTGCGTTAAAAGCAAAATATGGTACAGGCTGTAAACTAATCGATAAACCTGGTATCCATTTTTAATGAAACACCCTCAGCTTTTTTGCTGAGGGTGTTATTTTTTAGAATTGATATATTTTTCGCCATTTGAACAACTTCACAATGTGAATTTTGGCTACCTTATGGAACCCAGCATACTGAAGCTTGCGCCGCCTGTGTCCATCATACCATGAAGCGATTGTACAAACCGATCTCCCTTCACGCTGCACATCAGCCACAATGTCAGCTAGTCGCTGGCTATCATATTCCCTGATAAAGGACATATTTTCTGGCAGCTCATAAGAATAGTCAAGCATTTCTTCAATTGCTATTTTATCGTGTCTCCTATATAAAACTTGATTGTTTTCCCCAAACAGCCGATAGCCCTTATAGAAACTAGCAACATAATGTGCTCGCTCATTCAGCGTCATGATATCCTTCATTGTTATCTCTTGAAAGTTTACTAATTCTTTTGCTTGATTTTGCTCTGCGATATAAACGTCTAATATATGAATGGCTAGAATTCGTTGGAGTCTGCTTGTTAAAGCCTTTAACCAATTTTTTGCACTGGCATTCTTCACAAAATAACGCAGTTCCCCTAGTCGATCTCTCTTCAATTTCACTAGTTGATGATTATTCGTTAATAGACCTTTCAGGCGATCACGAAATACCATCCATGTTCGAATAACACGCTCTTTGACCCCTTTTGTACTCATGACAAACTTCCTTGTGAAATCAATATGTGTATACCATTCAAACTTATATGGCTCATAGCCACTTCCTAAGTCATAATAACGATAGCCAGAGTCATGGGCTTTTAACATATTTTCTTTTTCTATGATGCGACCAGGACCAAATAGATTGAAATCAGGCTCATGTCCCATTGCCTGACAGAAGTTACGCTCTCTACAGCATAGATCAATGGTAAAAGCAATCCACTGCCCTTCAAATTGCAAATGATCTACTTCTACTCGTAATACCTTGCTGTTCGTTTTGGCTAATCGTTCATAAAATAAGCGAGTTTGCTTTGCTGTAAAACCACTTTTATCAATTTTCTTTTGCCATCTTCTTGTAAATAACGTAAACATATCCTGTATATGATTGTGCTTCACACTTTGAAAGACTACTTGACCAAGTGACCTTAATTTATGTTCACGACGCTTCAAGCCTTTGAATTTTTTCCGGTGCTTTTTCAAAAACTCATCCAATGAGATCGATTGAAAATCTATATAGGATGTTACTGTTCGAAATATAGAATAAGGCATCTGGTATTCTATGGCATACTTTTCAAGCGCTTGCGAGGTAATTTTACTTTCTAACAAGCCATGAAATACTAACAAATAACGCTTATATTTTTGGCTAAACTCCTTTATTAAATAAGCAATTGCCTGCTCTAGCCATCGCTTTTCTGCTATGACTTCCATATAGGTCGCAAATCCTTGTCCTATAAAGCTAAAATGATGGATTCCATACCTCATAGAATGAATGAACGGAAAAAAAGCAATGGCCATGCCTTCATTTTCGACTACATAAATCTCTACATTGTCATGAGCCCCTAGTGTTGTCCACCACGTTGAGATCCATTCGTATTCAATAAAAGGATTATTATTATGCTCTCGTTCAAGTATTCCTGACCAAGTACTTCTATAGGGCTCTAATGTTTCAATGTCCGTGATGAGTCTATAAGCTAGCAACGTACTAAATCGCTCCTTTTTCCGTTTTCATCGCCATACATTTAGTAGCCACTATATTCCTAGCAAGAAAGTGTTAGAACATTTCCCCAATGTAAAAACCCTTCCTCATCAGCGTGCTGGAAGGGTTCCGTCCAATTTATACATTTACAAGTGATGCCTCTTCTTTTGCTACTCCCTTGGCCATATATGTTGTCGCCACATAGCTTAAAGTCATACCAGGTCCAATGGTCGCTCCTGGTCCGGGATATGTTTCTCCCATAATAGACGCTGAACAATTGCCAGAAGCATATAAACCTTCGATTGGTTCACCATCTTTCTTAATCACCCGAGCATATTCGTCCACAACTAAACCGCCTTTTGTACCAATATCTCCTGGATATAAACGCAATGCATAGAACGGGGCTTTCTTTATCTCTGCCAAATTTGGATTTGGTAATGTCGGGTCCCCATAGTAATTATCATAGGCGCTATCTCCTCGATAAAAATCATCATCATGACCGTTCCGTGCAAAGTCATTAAAACGATCTACCGTCGCTACTAGTCTCTCAGCTGGCACATCCATTTCTCTGGCAAGCTCTTCAATCGTCTCCGCACTTTTCACGATGCCATGATCATACCAACTTTTCGGGAAGGCTTGTCCTGGAAACAACCCTGTAAAAATATAACGGCTTTTAGCAGAGGCATCAATCAATATCCAGGAAGGAACAGCCTGCTCTGTTGCTTCTTGATGCTTGTACATCCTCTCTACAAATTCATGATAGGGTGCCGCTTCATTAACAAAACGTTGCCCTGTGCTATCCACTACCATCATATTCGGTACACCGCGATCTGCCACTAGGAAGAATGGTTGCCCTTGCGGATCAATAACAGAAGGCGCTCCCCACACTTTATCCATTAAATCTAACGTAGCGCCAATTTTCACGCCAGGTTCAATGATGTCGCCTGTCTGCCCTTCTGGTGAAGAAGTCCACGCAGCATTCGTTGGGCTAGGTAAATACTTTTCGCGGAGTGCCTGATTATGTGAAAAGCCACCTGATGAAAGAACAACACCCTTCTTTGCCTCAATGCGCTGCTCTTGCCCATCACGTTCCACAACGATGCCAATCACTCGTCCCTTGTCCATAATGAAATCTTTAAAGGCAGTTGATAGCCAAAGCTCGCCATTTGCCTCCGCAAGAGAGAGCCGCAAACGTGCCACTAAAGCCTCGCCTAAAGCTACTGGGTCACTCTTTGTCACCTTTGATTTTACTAAACGCGCCCCTAATTTCAGTGCAGTCGTTTTTCCTTGCAACGTTCGTGTAATCATATTCACCTTATGAAACTCGTAACTATTCATCGTAAAGCCTTTTGTTGATAGTGTTGCCCGACGCATAGTATTCGCTAAAGAACCCATTTTCGTTAAATCGAAAATCAGTGGTTCAATGGAACGTCCCTGTGACAAGCCACCGGGTTTTTCAGGATAATAATCCGAGTAGCCTTTTGCATACTGGAAGCGCATATGCTTAGTTTTATTGTATAAAAAGCGTAACATTTCAGGTCCTCTCGTAATATAAGCTTCCTTTAACGCTTCTGGCACACGATCACCGATTGTTGAATCTAAATATTGGCGTGCAAGCTCATGTGTATCTGGAACACCTGCGCCTTTAATGACATGATTATTCGGAATCCATAAGGCACCGCCTGAAATAGCAGAAGCACCGCCGTAGCGATCTGTTTTTTCAATCACTAATGATTTCAATCCTTGTAATTTTGCTGTTAAACCTGCTGTCAATCCTGCTGCACCTGATCCTACTACAACTACATCATAACTTGCATCCCATTTCATTCAACCATTCCTCCCTATATGAGCTTAATCGATGAATCTGGTCTTTCTATTAAAAAGTATAAAATTAAACTAATATTCAGTCAATTGAATGAATTCGCTATTTTCCTACATTATGAAATTATCCACCGCTTTCTAGATACATTCTTGCAAGCATATTCATGTCCAATTAGCATATATTTGGAAAAATGACATTCAAGTTTATGATAGGGCGGAGGAACTTTACAGGTGAGTGCAATGATACTTGGCGGATTTCTATTTTTCAGTGTGAGCATTGGGGGTGCGATTGCCTGGATTTTCTCTAAGCTATTTCAGCATACGACACAGGGATTATCATTATTATGTGGGGGCTTTCTAGTAGGCATACTTGTGCTAGATATCATCCCTTCTTCATTTCAAATCTATCAATCATTCGGTATTATACTAGGCATTTTTATCGGTTATTTCATCTTTCAACTACTAGACACCCTATTTCATGCTTCACATACACAAAATCCATCGGTTTCTCTCCTAACTCTTGCTATGATTATCCATACAATCCCTATTAGTCTC
Encoded proteins:
- a CDS encoding FAD-dependent oxidoreductase, producing MKWDASYDVVVVGSGAAGLTAGLTAKLQGLKSLVIEKTDRYGGASAISGGALWIPNNHVIKGAGVPDTHELARQYLDSTIGDRVPEALKEAYITRGPEMLRFLYNKTKHMRFQYAKGYSDYYPEKPGGLSQGRSIEPLIFDLTKMGSLANTMRRATLSTKGFTMNSYEFHKVNMITRTLQGKTTALKLGARLVKSKVTKSDPVALGEALVARLRLSLAEANGELWLSTAFKDFIMDKGRVIGIVVERDGQEQRIEAKKGVVLSSGGFSHNQALREKYLPSPTNAAWTSSPEGQTGDIIEPGVKIGATLDLMDKVWGAPSVIDPQGQPFFLVADRGVPNMMVVDSTGQRFVNEAAPYHEFVERMYKHQEATEQAVPSWILIDASAKSRYIFTGLFPGQAFPKSWYDHGIVKSAETIEELAREMDVPAERLVATVDRFNDFARNGHDDDFYRGDSAYDNYYGDPTLPNPNLAEIKKAPFYALRLYPGDIGTKGGLVVDEYARVIKKDGEPIEGLYASGNCSASIMGETYPGPGATIGPGMTLSYVATTYMAKGVAKEEASLVNV
- a CDS encoding SACOL1771 family peroxiredoxin, with the translated sequence MVQHQFTMDLTWAEGRDGTGNIKASNLQTEISIPQEMNGPGIGTNPDEMLLGAAATCYLITLAALLERSEIEVQQLSMQAHGFVSVENGVFTYEKIVHNPRIVVQALSEQLAKRVERLAQKAEQTCMISKALKGNVMIECDVQILEASI
- a CDS encoding GNAT family N-acetyltransferase, which translates into the protein MLAYRLITDIETLEPYRSTWSGILEREHNNNPFIEYEWISTWWTTLGAHDNVEIYVVENEGMAIAFFPFIHSMRYGIHHFSFIGQGFATYMEVIAEKRWLEQAIAYLIKEFSQKYKRYLLVFHGLLESKITSQALEKYAIEYQMPYSIFRTVTSYIDFQSISLDEFLKKHRKKFKGLKRREHKLRSLGQVVFQSVKHNHIQDMFTLFTRRWQKKIDKSGFTAKQTRLFYERLAKTNSKVLRVEVDHLQFEGQWIAFTIDLCCRERNFCQAMGHEPDFNLFGPGRIIEKENMLKAHDSGYRYYDLGSGYEPYKFEWYTHIDFTRKFVMSTKGVKERVIRTWMVFRDRLKGLLTNNHQLVKLKRDRLGELRYFVKNASAKNWLKALTSRLQRILAIHILDVYIAEQNQAKELVNFQEITMKDIMTLNERAHYVASFYKGYRLFGENNQVLYRRHDKIAIEEMLDYSYELPENMSFIREYDSQRLADIVADVQREGRSVCTIASWYDGHRRRKLQYAGFHKVAKIHIVKLFKWRKIYQF
- a CDS encoding Na/Pi cotransporter family protein; amino-acid sequence: MLGGIGLFLLGMTMLTNGLKELAGDALKKWLNRFTGGTISSVLSGTLMTMLVQSSTATTLITIGFVSAGLLTFVQSIGVIVGANIGSTSTGWIISLIGFKINMQTMSLPFIALGVFVQLLAPRDYKAVGGLVTGFGLLFLGIDVLQGGMAAVQDKIPFDAFSANSISGILILIVLGLIMTVIMQASSAAIAATLTALYAGAIDFEQAAYLVIGQNIGTTATALFAAIGASTAAKRTAVTHVLFNVVTAILVTFGATFMFTLTEFVTKSINGSFDETLGIAVFHTLFSVIGAILFVPFVRPFAKAIEKMIPEKGNHLTRNLDDSVAKLPGVAVEVSFNTLQDITKELTTVIVILIQGKKRTAEIDSQLAQIDEAIEKTRLFMDAIQSSSQKERSKHIALLHALDHLYRLSKALREQNPNAFQLQVTLTQKWLEVLEKVLLIIDEDERLPEIATLLEVTSSEMAAVRRDKRNAYFEHTVENVVELETAVSKVEALLWLDRLIYHYWRTTARLAEYQTVTKKGRHVEAEKNTAIVE
- a CDS encoding 3-ketosteroid-delta-1-dehydrogenase; translation: MILTKQEAIQALKKNKFIGFTITTGNIIMKKINKTEYNIFVFEEGRDKPLRYVGSIMNVMATMSDKASNKDFVIVEQLPAASGNEETQTSNQQAATEEKGAPAIEKEETVAEGTEESRAIAGYEGLYEMTVSGRILTVRENRPLARCNDEYGFHIARLTKDGKASSHNVFELWKQTFPELEHTHFKGALKAKYGTGCKLIDKPGIHF